In a single window of the Desulfovibrio mangrovi genome:
- a CDS encoding methyl-accepting chemotaxis protein yields the protein MNWKNIGLKGKFGIGFGSILLLLSGLVIWSVIGIGTIVRNAEEVIHGNELKADVVQKTVDHLKWAEKVQLLLSDDTVHTLSVQTDPTLCGFGKWYYGQGRKDAEHLVPQLASVLKDIEAPHKHLHQSAIAIQKAYLPADMSLLNFMYEKKLDHLVWMKTVLDAVTNPAVTTLSVQLDHTQCGLGRWLYSDDIQNRIKADIQFAGLISPIYEPHQKLHQSGAKLGRLLSAGHRDEAIRMYHSETDPFAEATISQLDTVINEYVKRAEGLNKAKHIFVTETMPALEQVQTLLNNVKSITSENIMTDETMLHAAEATRSVVLVSGSAAVVLGLLLAVIIARGIIGPLKKGVDFAEVVATGDLTATLDVNQKDEIGMLAESLRSMVNKLQDVASSIESGAENVAAGSEELSGTSQTLSQGATEQAASIEEISASMEEMTANISQNAENASETERISRTAASSASESGSAVNQTVSAMKNIAEKITIIEEIARQTNLLALNAAIEAARAGEHGKGFAVVAAEVRKLAERSGNAAAEISELSSNSVSIAEKAGTMLTALVPEIQRTAELVQEISAGTSEQANGALQVNKAISQLEQIIQQNASASEEMASTSEELSAQAIQLQQTIAFFKVDGDTRRALPAARSVKANVARPKPKALAARQPAPVRQPKLRLDMDTDDSEFEKY from the coding sequence GTGAACTGGAAAAACATCGGATTGAAGGGCAAATTTGGTATCGGCTTCGGTTCAATCCTCCTGTTACTTAGCGGTTTGGTAATATGGTCCGTAATCGGAATAGGAACTATTGTTCGCAATGCCGAAGAGGTTATACACGGCAACGAGCTAAAAGCTGATGTCGTGCAAAAAACTGTTGATCATCTCAAGTGGGCTGAAAAAGTACAGCTACTACTCTCCGATGATACAGTGCACACTCTTAGCGTTCAGACAGATCCTACATTATGCGGGTTCGGGAAATGGTATTACGGGCAGGGCCGCAAGGATGCCGAGCACCTGGTCCCACAGCTTGCATCTGTCCTGAAGGACATTGAAGCCCCCCATAAACACCTGCACCAGTCCGCCATTGCCATTCAGAAGGCATATCTCCCTGCCGACATGAGTCTGCTCAACTTCATGTATGAAAAGAAGCTGGACCACCTTGTCTGGATGAAGACTGTGCTTGATGCGGTTACCAACCCCGCCGTTACAACGCTCAGTGTTCAGCTGGACCATACTCAATGTGGTCTTGGTCGTTGGCTCTATTCCGACGATATCCAGAACCGGATCAAGGCCGACATCCAGTTTGCAGGACTGATTTCTCCCATCTACGAACCTCACCAGAAACTCCACCAAAGCGGCGCCAAACTTGGGCGGCTACTTTCCGCCGGACATCGTGATGAAGCCATACGCATGTACCATTCGGAAACGGACCCGTTTGCCGAGGCGACCATAAGCCAGCTTGATACCGTCATAAACGAGTATGTGAAACGCGCTGAAGGGCTCAACAAAGCAAAGCATATTTTTGTGACGGAAACCATGCCGGCTCTTGAGCAGGTGCAAACCCTTCTCAATAACGTCAAGAGCATCACGTCCGAAAACATCATGACGGACGAAACCATGCTGCATGCCGCTGAAGCGACTCGTAGCGTAGTGCTTGTCAGCGGCTCTGCTGCCGTCGTGCTGGGACTTTTGCTCGCCGTCATCATCGCGCGCGGCATCATCGGCCCGCTGAAGAAAGGCGTGGACTTTGCCGAAGTTGTGGCCACGGGCGACCTCACAGCCACACTTGACGTGAACCAGAAAGACGAAATCGGCATGCTGGCAGAATCCCTGCGTTCCATGGTTAATAAACTCCAGGACGTGGCTTCCTCCATCGAAAGCGGAGCGGAAAACGTGGCTGCTGGCAGCGAAGAGCTTTCCGGCACGTCACAAACGCTGTCACAGGGAGCAACCGAACAGGCCGCTTCCATAGAAGAAATATCTGCTTCCATGGAAGAGATGACTGCCAACATCTCCCAGAATGCCGAGAACGCATCGGAAACGGAAAGGATTTCCCGTACCGCTGCATCAAGCGCCTCAGAAAGCGGTTCGGCTGTGAACCAGACCGTCTCGGCCATGAAAAACATCGCGGAAAAGATCACCATTATTGAAGAGATCGCCCGCCAGACCAACCTACTGGCTCTGAACGCCGCCATTGAAGCCGCCCGCGCCGGTGAGCACGGTAAGGGCTTTGCTGTTGTGGCTGCCGAAGTACGTAAACTGGCCGAACGCTCCGGCAACGCCGCAGCTGAAATCAGCGAGCTTTCCTCCAACAGCGTCAGCATTGCGGAAAAGGCTGGCACCATGCTGACAGCACTGGTTCCTGAAATACAGCGCACTGCAGAACTGGTGCAGGAGATTTCAGCCGGTACGAGTGAACAGGCCAATGGCGCCCTTCAGGTGAACAAGGCGATTTCCCAGCTTGAGCAGATCATTCAGCAGAATGCCTCCGCCTCGGAAGAGATGGCCTCAACGTCTGAAGAGCTGTCAGCCCAGGCCATCCAGCTGCAGCAGACCATCGCCTTTTTCAAGGTGGACGGCGACACCCGCAGAGCGCTGCCCGCCGCCCGCTCCGTAAAGGCCAATGTTGCCAGACCGAAGCCCAAGGCGCTGGCGGCCAGACAGCCGGCTCCCGTAAGGCAGCCCAAGCTGCGTCTGGATATGGATACTGACGACAGCGAGTTTGAAAAATACTAG
- a CDS encoding tetratricopeptide repeat protein: protein MSLSKQEMQEIARQVQEGRYVSKGTLYVSVGIALVLGLYLGNLLTTIYTPTPTHVVQSQQQAAPAQQTQQPQVDPGLAAQILKYEKITREDPANVEAWIHLGHAYFDSDKPKPAIAAYTKALELAPGNANVLTDLGVMYRRNGEPEKALEQFGKASALDPKHEQSRFNKGIVLMHDLKQKEAAIAAWQELLAINPNAKAPNGMPITELIKQHSK, encoded by the coding sequence ATGTCTCTTAGCAAGCAGGAAATGCAGGAAATAGCACGTCAGGTTCAGGAAGGCCGTTACGTCAGCAAGGGAACCTTGTATGTCTCCGTCGGCATCGCGCTGGTTCTCGGTCTGTATCTGGGCAACCTTCTCACGACAATATATACCCCAACGCCAACACATGTTGTGCAGTCCCAACAACAGGCTGCGCCCGCACAGCAAACCCAGCAACCTCAGGTTGACCCCGGACTTGCCGCGCAGATTCTGAAGTATGAAAAAATCACCCGCGAAGACCCCGCTAATGTGGAAGCCTGGATACATCTTGGCCATGCCTATTTTGACAGCGACAAGCCCAAGCCGGCCATCGCCGCATATACCAAGGCACTTGAACTTGCTCCCGGCAACGCCAATGTGCTGACCGACCTTGGCGTCATGTACCGCCGCAACGGAGAGCCTGAGAAGGCCCTTGAGCAATTCGGCAAAGCATCCGCACTTGATCCCAAGCATGAACAGTCCCGATTCAACAAGGGAATCGTACTCATGCATGACCTGAAGCAGAAGGAAGCCGCCATCGCCGCATGGCAGGAACTTCTCGCCATCAATCCCAATGCCAAGGCCCCCAATGGCATGCCCATTACGGAACTGATCAAGCAGCATTCCAAATAG
- a CDS encoding TetR/AcrR family transcriptional regulator, which translates to MKRDVILETAARLFAERGFNNTPTSLLAKEAGVAEGTIFRHFQTKDDIFFTLINNVKTQLISDIEKYLEVRGPENALEKLESVIKSFYVFVKKNNMEFSLIFRDAPTRYGQRHDDVFLQIKEIYSYVTNYLKEAIEEGKKEGTIRSDVSAQEFADMLMSTMVGLVRAVHFGFIESSDDILKNVIESYTRLLSNK; encoded by the coding sequence ATGAAACGCGATGTAATACTGGAAACAGCCGCTCGCCTTTTCGCCGAGCGCGGTTTCAACAACACCCCCACCAGCCTTCTGGCCAAAGAGGCAGGGGTTGCCGAAGGCACCATCTTCCGTCATTTCCAGACCAAGGACGATATCTTCTTCACCCTCATCAACAACGTGAAGACCCAGCTTATCAGCGATATCGAAAAGTACCTTGAGGTTCGTGGCCCTGAAAACGCCCTTGAAAAGCTGGAATCCGTCATCAAGTCCTTCTACGTGTTCGTCAAGAAGAACAACATGGAGTTCAGCCTTATCTTCCGCGATGCGCCCACCCGCTATGGTCAGCGCCATGACGACGTGTTCCTCCAGATCAAGGAAATCTACAGCTACGTCACCAACTACCTGAAGGAAGCCATCGAGGAAGGAAAGAAGGAAGGCACCATCCGCTCCGATGTATCCGCACAGGAATTCGCCGACATGCTCATGAGCACCATGGTAGGTCTTGTAAGGGCAGTTCATTTCGGATTCATCGAATCTTCTGATGATATCCTCAAAAACGTCATCGAAAGTTACACCAGACTGCTTTCCAACAAGTAG
- a CDS encoding ATP-binding protein, with product MTVSVAARQSFRILIIILFCAMSYCTAFGASSPAVPLSVVMSSLPLRPHIDALEDPHGQLTIEQVASAAYIQKFTPLAFRNVSGGTAASWLRLTLEADKTGRLSEEMLYPVLDLGSAQPGGVQLFVPHYADESSAWPTGWQSLSAAGPAQFPLPVPPDGTVTCYVRIAGPTGLWFYPSLQLRKASAPLRHAPSYMEGITGLVAGLVMLNFLMFAMGRGESRFWLGLYGGLMLLHSASGPPPAPAGGLPFSSAWAFLTPGLALVLLPHVGRHILNTWDKKPSVDATLRGLSVFGAVLAVAPLIPGCSSLVRLLPLWPVLALPTAIPALQCSHAKLPGAKRYLLACLITASGAFTVFAPVSSPESARLAAMIPFAGAALGLLILTPLVSLPLVKRSPDTSRQTPPTQKNAPGAASQELVARVSHDLRTPLHAICNAAETLSLAPLDADAMKKVRTMQAAAGNLSTLINDLLDANRISKGRMHLKQRPFDLQHILVEAHDIILPLAEQKGLNLSWYMEPHLHVKYSGDADRLLQVLLNLLGNAVRFSDRGTVSFKVSRVPESTNAGYLLFTIKDNGISIPLQNQYAVFEEFCLSPDSGTGRYSGSGLGLTIARDLIGLMGGHICLQSSPSHGTEVSFTVRLLPLPGDVQIASMAREDEFSAYSPFSKPPKPQANRILVADDVASNRQLVRFFLEGLPYVLEEARTGEEAIERYQNQPYGMVLIDADMPGLGGTHAVQAIRTIESQQGLSAAPILALAARPEESARMLEAGCTATLLKPLSRMRLLEVVTRLAPPATAAEETDDSLVTGHTTIERIGVAPQKKAAPAEALHQNTVLYHSDAETGSDRLPQEEQTLPAALLQKPVPAPAPAPPPSPAPEPEIAVRTEGDMPTLDSSLLPLVPGLLESIDEALADAHRSVRNGSPLGVQEAAGRLAGTASSFGLRVLERMARCVERAALADDLDAILNLLPELENMAQRNNRALTDIYRMHKAMSASEDRNIR from the coding sequence ATGACTGTATCAGTAGCGGCCCGACAGAGCTTCCGCATTCTTATCATCATACTGTTTTGCGCGATGTCATATTGCACGGCATTTGGCGCCAGCTCGCCTGCTGTTCCACTTTCCGTCGTCATGAGTTCCCTTCCTTTACGCCCTCACATCGACGCTCTTGAAGACCCGCACGGTCAACTGACCATTGAGCAGGTAGCCTCTGCCGCTTACATACAAAAATTCACGCCGCTTGCCTTCCGCAACGTTTCCGGAGGCACTGCGGCAAGTTGGTTGCGACTGACGCTGGAAGCCGACAAAACCGGCCGACTGAGTGAGGAGATGCTCTACCCGGTTCTTGATCTTGGCTCTGCCCAACCCGGCGGAGTGCAGCTTTTCGTCCCCCATTACGCGGACGAAAGTTCAGCCTGGCCCACAGGCTGGCAGTCCCTTTCCGCAGCAGGCCCCGCCCAGTTTCCTCTTCCTGTCCCCCCCGATGGAACAGTTACTTGCTATGTACGCATCGCGGGTCCGACCGGCTTATGGTTCTACCCTTCATTGCAACTCCGCAAGGCCAGTGCACCGCTGCGCCACGCCCCTTCCTACATGGAGGGAATCACGGGGCTGGTCGCAGGTCTTGTCATGCTAAATTTCCTGATGTTCGCCATGGGACGCGGCGAAAGCCGCTTCTGGCTCGGTCTTTACGGCGGCCTGATGCTGCTGCATAGCGCGTCCGGCCCGCCCCCAGCCCCCGCAGGCGGCCTCCCTTTTTCCTCCGCATGGGCTTTTCTCACGCCCGGGCTTGCACTCGTGCTTCTGCCACATGTGGGCAGACACATTCTCAATACGTGGGACAAGAAGCCCTCTGTTGATGCAACGTTACGCGGCCTCTCTGTGTTCGGTGCCGTCCTTGCTGTAGCTCCGCTCATTCCCGGATGCAGCAGCCTTGTCCGTCTGCTGCCGCTATGGCCTGTTCTGGCACTCCCCACCGCCATTCCGGCACTGCAATGCAGCCACGCCAAGCTACCAGGCGCCAAACGTTATCTGCTCGCCTGTCTCATCACGGCCTCAGGTGCCTTTACAGTATTTGCCCCCGTGTCCTCGCCTGAATCCGCACGACTTGCAGCCATGATTCCCTTTGCAGGTGCTGCGCTGGGACTGCTTATTCTCACTCCGCTTGTCTCCCTGCCTCTGGTCAAACGCTCTCCAGATACCTCCAGGCAGACCCCTCCCACCCAGAAAAATGCACCAGGTGCAGCATCTCAGGAGTTGGTAGCCAGAGTCAGCCACGACCTGCGCACCCCCCTGCATGCCATATGCAACGCGGCAGAAACGCTGAGTCTTGCTCCTCTTGATGCTGATGCCATGAAAAAAGTACGGACTATGCAGGCAGCGGCAGGCAACCTTTCCACCCTGATAAACGACCTGCTTGATGCCAACCGCATAAGCAAAGGGCGCATGCACCTGAAACAGAGGCCCTTTGACCTGCAGCACATTCTTGTTGAAGCACATGACATCATACTGCCGCTTGCAGAACAGAAAGGGCTGAACCTTTCATGGTACATGGAACCCCATTTACATGTGAAATACAGCGGTGATGCCGACCGTCTGTTGCAGGTACTGCTCAATCTGCTCGGCAACGCCGTGCGCTTTTCGGACAGAGGAACGGTAAGCTTCAAGGTCTCACGCGTACCGGAAAGCACCAATGCAGGCTATCTGCTCTTCACCATCAAGGACAACGGCATCAGCATTCCGCTACAGAATCAATATGCCGTATTTGAAGAGTTCTGCCTCAGTCCGGATTCCGGAACCGGAAGATACAGCGGTTCCGGCCTCGGCCTCACCATTGCCAGAGACCTCATCGGATTGATGGGCGGTCATATCTGCCTGCAATCCAGTCCCAGCCATGGTACCGAGGTAAGCTTCACCGTACGCCTGCTCCCCTTGCCGGGAGACGTGCAGATCGCTTCAATGGCACGAGAAGATGAGTTCAGCGCCTATTCCCCCTTCAGCAAGCCGCCAAAACCACAGGCAAATCGTATTCTTGTCGCAGATGATGTGGCCAGCAACAGACAGCTCGTGCGCTTCTTCCTTGAAGGGTTACCGTACGTGCTTGAAGAAGCCCGAACCGGTGAAGAAGCCATAGAGCGGTACCAGAATCAGCCTTACGGCATGGTGCTGATTGATGCCGACATGCCCGGCCTTGGCGGTACGCATGCCGTGCAGGCCATCCGAACCATCGAATCGCAGCAAGGACTCAGTGCCGCCCCCATTCTGGCGCTTGCCGCCCGCCCCGAGGAAAGCGCGCGCATGCTTGAAGCCGGTTGTACGGCAACCCTTCTGAAGCCGCTGTCACGCATGCGTCTTCTTGAGGTGGTTACCCGCCTTGCACCACCTGCAACCGCCGCAGAAGAAACGGACGATTCTCTCGTCACCGGACATACAACCATAGAAAGGATCGGAGTCGCCCCGCAAAAAAAGGCTGCTCCCGCGGAAGCCCTGCACCAGAACACTGTGCTGTATCATTCCGATGCGGAAACAGGCTCAGATCGCCTTCCGCAGGAAGAGCAAACGCTCCCTGCTGCCCTTTTGCAAAAGCCGGTCCCAGCCCCTGCACCCGCCCCCCCCCCCAGCCCCGCTCCGGAACCGGAGATCGCAGTGCGGACGGAAGGTGACATGCCTACGCTGGATTCCAGCCTGCTGCCGCTTGTACCAGGACTGCTGGAAAGTATAGATGAAGCTCTGGCCGATGCGCACAGAAGTGTGCGCAACGGCAGCCCCTTGGGCGTTCAGGAAGCTGCCGGGCGTCTGGCAGGCACTGCCTCCAGCTTCGGCCTGCGCGTTCTTGAACGTATGGCCCGCTGTGTCGAGAGAGCCGCGCTTGCTGACGACCTTGATGCCATACTGAACCTGCTGCCCGAACTCGAGAACATGGCACAGCGTAACAACCGCGCGCTTACGGACATCTATCGCATGCACAAGGCCATGTCCGCATCGGAAGACCGCAACATCCGGTAA